A genome region from Gloeocapsopsis sp. IPPAS B-1203 includes the following:
- a CDS encoding AraC family transcriptional regulator yields the protein MTTTLSKEAYWELFEDTATQQAHINDITYKFPTQLGQGYCRDIDLREGLELTIAKYQLHDDMILEMPERSHPIEYTFLLSGVEQYDAQVMSAGHYSLCSSGIAPREKPQSFATQLIFAINVHIQPELFTAFWHSESESTLPVIQQLLKGDKEYEFYSGRTTIAMQTAVQQILQCPYQSLTKRMYLESKVWELMALLIHDLERPRNLSYTPLKPDDIDRIYHAKEILLQQLDNPLSLIELARQVGLNDCTLKRGFRYCFGKTVFGYLHDYRLEQARHLLEQRRMNVSEIARSVGFANRSYFASAFRKKFGMNPRDYLTQKNSA from the coding sequence ATGACAACCACTCTTTCAAAAGAAGCTTACTGGGAATTATTTGAAGATACGGCAACGCAGCAGGCGCATATCAACGATATCACTTATAAGTTTCCAACGCAGCTAGGGCAGGGCTATTGTCGTGATATTGATCTACGCGAAGGATTGGAATTGACGATCGCTAAATATCAACTGCATGATGACATGATATTAGAAATGCCAGAGCGATCGCACCCAATCGAGTATACATTCCTGCTTTCGGGAGTGGAACAATACGACGCACAAGTCATGAGTGCTGGACATTATAGCCTGTGTAGTAGTGGCATAGCGCCCAGAGAAAAGCCGCAATCTTTTGCTACTCAACTCATTTTTGCAATAAATGTTCACATTCAGCCAGAGTTATTTACCGCATTTTGGCACAGTGAATCGGAATCTACATTACCAGTAATACAGCAATTGTTAAAAGGTGACAAAGAATATGAGTTTTATTCTGGACGCACAACAATAGCAATGCAGACTGCGGTGCAGCAAATTCTCCAATGTCCTTATCAATCATTAACCAAGCGGATGTATCTCGAAAGCAAAGTTTGGGAACTGATGGCGTTGCTGATTCACGATCTAGAACGTCCACGCAATCTGTCTTATACTCCGCTCAAACCTGATGATATTGATCGGATTTACCATGCCAAAGAGATTCTACTACAACAACTAGACAATCCACTGTCATTAATTGAGTTAGCGCGACAAGTTGGTTTAAATGACTGTACACTCAAACGTGGCTTTCGCTACTGTTTTGGTAAAACCGTATTCGGCTATCTGCATGACTACCGCCTTGAACAAGCGCGTCACCTACTCGAACAACGTCGCATGAATGTTTCTGAAATTGCTCGCAGTGTTGGTTTTGCAAATCGCAGTTATTTTGCATCTGCCTTTAGAAAGAAGTTTGGGATGAATCCGAGAGATTACCTGACTCAAAAAAATTCCGCCTAG
- a CDS encoding TonB-dependent siderophore receptor, which produces MRHYWQQLALLTGLLLISPPAWAQTVTNEATAVEQQKQIAQTITQITGVRIDTTDGIAVILETTAALSPTISTVDNTLIADIPNAVLALPEEFQVANPAEDIALVRVTNLPNNQVRVTITGIDAPPTAEQQVAAEGLVLAVTPPTDDEEIQIVVTGELDLEGYSVPNATTATRTNTELRDIPQSIQVLPQRVLEDQQVNRLSEALRNVSGVSVGDSFGGSLDRVNLRGFQSDVLLEDGFRRGSFILRGTSNDTELIERVEVLKGPASVLYGNLEPGGVVSVVTRQPQTDPAYTIGTVVGSFGLVRPSIDLTGPLDPDQRLLYRFTALYEAEDGFRDYEQDVNRFVLAPALTWNLSDRTALTFNFTYADAERPFDRGLPAIGNRVADVPRDRLFQDPSAITQTEELSASYRLTHNFNDNWQLRNSFRYLSVDTFDFRIDSWIIEDDGTLDRRWRSNDDYDEVYSFQTNVVGEFTTGNVEHTLLAGVDFNRSTTQGTQRRLPGDPSFFLNIFTQEGDPISRPNLDDLTLVVRSDTSRENNVGLYLQDQITLSESLKILAGGRFDVYDLQSVDSLSNTEAEDTVQRFTPRLGVVYQPSREVSLYGSYSQAFTPNIFGRTADGSFLDPELSEQFEIGVRGEFADGRLIANLAAYNLTKRNVAGPDPLDSDFAIAVGAIRSHGIELDVTGEILPGWNAIASYAYTDAEITEDNYYPAGNRPNNVPRNSASVWTTYEFQNGNLQGLGFGVGLFFVGERTGDFDNTYELPSYVRTDAALYYRRDNWRAALNFQNLFDVNYIRNSEGYREANAPGAPFTVIGSLSITF; this is translated from the coding sequence ATGCGGCATTATTGGCAACAATTAGCGTTATTAACAGGATTACTCCTAATTTCTCCTCCGGCTTGGGCACAAACCGTTACAAATGAAGCAACCGCTGTTGAACAGCAAAAGCAAATTGCGCAAACAATCACTCAAATTACTGGAGTGAGAATAGACACGACAGATGGCATTGCAGTAATTTTAGAGACGACTGCCGCATTATCTCCAACAATCTCAACCGTTGATAATACGTTAATTGCGGATATTCCTAACGCCGTGTTGGCATTACCTGAAGAATTTCAAGTCGCCAATCCAGCAGAAGATATTGCCTTAGTGCGCGTGACGAATTTACCTAACAATCAGGTGCGTGTCACAATTACCGGAATCGATGCACCGCCGACAGCCGAACAACAAGTTGCAGCAGAAGGACTCGTATTAGCAGTAACACCCCCCACAGACGATGAAGAAATTCAAATTGTCGTGACAGGTGAATTGGATTTAGAAGGTTATTCTGTACCTAATGCTACAACGGCAACTCGTACGAATACAGAACTGCGCGACATCCCACAATCAATTCAAGTTCTACCACAACGTGTTTTAGAAGATCAGCAAGTCAACCGTCTGAGCGAAGCTTTGCGCAACGTTAGCGGTGTCAGCGTCGGTGATAGCTTTGGCGGTAGCCTCGATCGAGTTAATCTTCGTGGCTTTCAGTCAGATGTATTGCTCGAAGACGGGTTTCGTCGTGGCTCATTTATCTTAAGAGGAACTTCTAATGACACTGAACTAATTGAAAGAGTTGAAGTTCTGAAGGGACCTGCATCGGTATTGTATGGCAATTTGGAACCAGGCGGTGTTGTCAGTGTCGTCACCAGGCAGCCACAAACTGATCCAGCTTATACTATTGGAACGGTAGTTGGTAGTTTTGGGTTAGTGCGTCCGAGTATTGACCTCACAGGACCGCTAGATCCCGATCAACGGCTATTATATCGCTTCACCGCACTGTATGAAGCCGAAGATGGCTTCCGCGACTACGAGCAGGATGTGAATCGCTTTGTGCTAGCGCCAGCACTCACATGGAATTTGAGCGATCGCACCGCTTTAACATTCAATTTTACCTACGCAGATGCAGAACGCCCGTTTGATCGCGGTCTTCCGGCGATTGGTAATCGAGTCGCAGATGTACCGCGCGATCGCTTATTTCAAGATCCGAGTGCGATCACTCAAACCGAAGAACTGAGCGCCAGCTATCGATTAACTCATAACTTTAACGACAATTGGCAATTGCGCAACTCGTTTCGCTACCTCTCGGTAGATACTTTTGACTTTCGCATTGATAGCTGGATTATTGAAGATGATGGCACGCTCGATCGCCGCTGGCGTTCTAACGACGACTATGATGAAGTTTATTCATTTCAAACCAATGTCGTTGGCGAATTCACCACAGGTAATGTTGAACATACACTTTTAGCCGGAGTCGATTTTAACCGCAGTACCACCCAAGGAACCCAGCGGCGTTTACCAGGCGATCCAAGTTTCTTTCTCAATATTTTTACTCAAGAAGGCGATCCAATTTCGCGTCCTAATCTAGACGATCTCACGTTGGTAGTGCGTAGTGACACCAGTCGAGAAAATAATGTTGGCTTATATTTACAAGATCAAATTACTCTGAGTGAAAGTCTGAAAATTTTAGCAGGTGGGCGATTTGACGTTTACGATTTGCAATCGGTAGATAGCTTATCAAATACCGAAGCCGAAGATACTGTACAACGTTTTACGCCTCGCCTTGGTGTGGTGTATCAGCCTAGTCGCGAAGTTTCGCTTTATGGTAGCTATAGTCAAGCTTTTACACCTAACATTTTTGGTCGAACTGCTGATGGCTCTTTTCTCGATCCAGAACTTAGCGAACAATTCGAGATTGGCGTGCGCGGCGAGTTTGCGGATGGTCGATTAATTGCCAACCTTGCAGCTTATAATCTGACAAAGCGGAATGTGGCAGGTCCCGATCCGCTCGATTCAGATTTTGCCATTGCAGTCGGTGCAATTAGAAGTCACGGAATTGAACTTGATGTCACTGGTGAGATTTTACCAGGGTGGAATGCGATCGCATCTTATGCGTATACAGATGCTGAAATCACAGAAGATAACTACTATCCTGCGGGGAATCGTCCCAATAATGTCCCCAGAAACAGCGCCAGCGTTTGGACTACATACGAATTTCAAAATGGCAATTTACAAGGGCTGGGCTTTGGTGTAGGTTTATTTTTTGTTGGAGAACGCACGGGTGATTTTGATAACACCTATGAACTTCCTAGCTATGTTCGCACCGATGCGGCATTATATTACCGTCGCGATAATTGGCGGGCTGCATTGAACTTCCAAAATTTATTCGACGTCAACTATATCCGTAATAGTGAAGGATATCGCGAAGCAAATGCACCGGGTGCGCCCTTTACGGTGATCGGTTCCTTATCTATCACGTTTTAA
- a CDS encoding iron-siderophore ABC transporter substrate-binding protein: MLHRIYRRIRFGLLTILTLLIVACTSNARVTVNADCYTVQHIAGETCVPRQPQRVVALDSVTLEYLLSLGIRPIGAVSSAFAADLQQDLTGVADIGSTDEPNLEKILALQPDLIVGIDYYQTIYSQSSQIAPTILYEVEHSGKWNEIFLNFAQMLQKGEVAQQVMNNYYTRLEQFKQQMGERLNNTEISVVRIYPNQINLYLKDSFCGTILQDAGLPRPPAQAIAADEAQKQFGNPIQTSISRELLVQADGDVMFMWTGENTIEADQQAQQKLAQLKSDPLWQKLEVVQQNKIYQVPSYWIGSGPIAANLVIDDLFKYLIEQ; encoded by the coding sequence ATGCTTCATCGTATCTATCGTCGCATTCGCTTTGGCTTATTGACGATCTTGACGCTCTTGATTGTGGCTTGCACAAGCAATGCTCGTGTTACAGTTAATGCTGATTGTTACACAGTACAACACATTGCTGGAGAAACTTGCGTACCGCGTCAGCCTCAGCGAGTTGTGGCGCTAGATAGTGTAACGCTTGAATATTTGTTGTCTTTAGGCATTCGTCCGATTGGTGCAGTCTCTAGTGCATTTGCAGCAGACTTGCAGCAAGACTTAACAGGAGTTGCAGATATCGGTAGCACAGACGAACCTAATCTTGAAAAGATACTAGCACTCCAACCAGATCTGATTGTAGGTATAGACTACTATCAAACAATTTATTCGCAATCTTCGCAAATTGCACCCACTATCCTTTATGAAGTTGAACACAGTGGAAAATGGAATGAGATCTTTCTAAATTTTGCCCAAATGTTGCAAAAAGGCGAGGTTGCTCAGCAGGTGATGAACAATTACTACACGCGCCTAGAGCAATTCAAACAACAGATGGGGGAACGTCTTAACAATACAGAAATCTCTGTTGTTCGCATCTATCCAAACCAAATCAATCTTTACCTTAAAGATTCTTTCTGTGGCACTATTTTACAGGATGCTGGATTACCTCGTCCCCCAGCGCAGGCGATCGCCGCCGATGAAGCTCAAAAACAATTTGGCAACCCAATTCAAACATCAATTAGCCGCGAATTACTTGTGCAAGCCGATGGTGATGTCATGTTTATGTGGACTGGTGAAAACACTATTGAAGCCGATCAGCAAGCTCAACAAAAACTAGCACAATTGAAGTCCGATCCACTTTGGCAAAAATTGGAAGTGGTACAGCAAAATAAAATTTATCAAGTACCAAGTTATTGGATTGGTAGTGGTCCAATCGCTGCCAACTTAGTGATTGATGACTTGTTTAAGTATCTTATTGAGCAGTGA
- a CDS encoding DUF1636 domain-containing protein → MSHILFVCEACGFSADQELHEGQPGGTHLLNQLMPLYENWARKSELQIQTVSCLCACDRPCAIALGATNKITYLFGDLPPLESAEALLKLGELYLDSEDGYILPAKLPIVLRNHRYARIPPVPAVVNIESS, encoded by the coding sequence ATGTCACATATTCTTTTTGTCTGTGAAGCTTGCGGGTTTTCTGCCGATCAGGAATTACATGAAGGACAACCTGGTGGGACTCACTTGTTAAATCAACTCATGCCATTATATGAAAACTGGGCAAGAAAATCAGAACTTCAAATTCAAACCGTGAGTTGCTTGTGTGCGTGCGATCGTCCTTGTGCGATCGCGCTTGGCGCAACAAATAAAATTACTTATCTCTTTGGCGATTTACCACCATTAGAAAGTGCTGAGGCACTCCTGAAATTAGGTGAATTGTATCTCGATAGCGAAGATGGCTATATTCTACCTGCAAAACTTCCTATAGTTCTCAGGAACCACCGCTACGCCCGAATTCCGCCAGTACCAGCAGTGGTTAATATTGAATCATCGTGA